Proteins co-encoded in one Arachis hypogaea cultivar Tifrunner chromosome 11, arahy.Tifrunner.gnm2.J5K5, whole genome shotgun sequence genomic window:
- the LOC140176198 gene encoding uncharacterized protein, with protein sequence MPSIRKPSIRKRLRPASLQNWPGGGAAGVAPVLESPIVIQLEKRVALSLVLEAIGHKGGIWFLSSMQGTCYKLVYTCDQCVTIEVRLEYVLWRCSGIYGSPKLNTRSLFWDYLVAQSSSFQGPWIILGDFNEVLFSHEAKGCHFFSTRADQFAKSLGDSALFDLKTIGRRFFGTGGVKNNIEVAKRLDWWYDFRRVPGKLSEVQKNSFEFNSTVFGNIFVRKYELEHQINYLRKRLEEREDCFMHQKEQQLIEDYNNTLVLEELLWFQKSRE encoded by the exons ATGCCATCGATAAGAAAGCCCTCCATAAGGAAACGTTTGCGTCCGGCATCCTTGCAGAACTGGCCGGGTGGAGGCGCGGCGGGGGTTGCTCCGGTTCTTGAGAGTCCAATCGTGATTCAACTAGAGAAGAGAGTAGCGCTGTCGCTAGTTCT AGAGGCAATTGGGCATAAGGGTGGTATCTGGTTCCTTTCTTCAATGCAAGGTACTTGCTACAAATTGGTTTATACTTGCGATCAGTGTGTCACAATCGAAGTTCGGCTTGAATATGTGctttggaggtgtagtggtatcTATGGTAGTCCTAAGCTTAATACTAGAAGTCTTTTTTGGGATTACTTGGTAGCTCAGTCTTCATCTTTTCAAGGGCCTTGGATTATCCTCGGTGATTTTAATGAGGTTCTTTTCTCTCATGAAGCTAAGGGTTGTCATTTTTTTAGTACACGTGCTGATCAGTTTGCCAAGTCTTTAGGGGATAGTGCTCTATTTGACTTGAAGACTATTGGGAGACGTTTTTTTGGTACAGGAGGGGTGAAAAATAATATTGAGGTGGCAAAAAGGCTTGACTGG TGGTATGACTTTAGAAGGGTGCCAGGCAAGCTTTCGGAGGTGCAGAAGAATTCTTTTGAGTTTAATTCTACAGTGTTTGGTAACATCTTTGTTAGGAAATATGAATTGGAGCATCAAATTAATTATCTTCGGAAGCGTTTGGAAGAGAGGGAAGATTGTTTCATGCATCAAAAGGAACAACAGTTGATTGAGGATTATAATAACACTCTTGTGCTAGAGGAACTTCTTTGGTTTCAAAAATCCAGAGAATAG